In the genome of Candidatus Saccharibacteria bacterium, one region contains:
- a CDS encoding pseudouridine synthase — MRINKYIASATGMSRRAADRKVAERRVMVNGAPPSSGYSVQKDDTVTLDGKIISPGSTTTIIMLNKPVGYVCSRDGQGNKTIYQLLPESLHHLKPVGRLDKHSSGLLLMTDDGQLAYKLTHPKFQKLKKYKIALNKDLTEKDFDKITKQGVMLDDGLSKFALDPINNQNKEWKVEMREGRNRQIRRTFESLGYNVVKLHRTHFGEYTLGSLQSGKIQTL; from the coding sequence GTGAGGATAAATAAATATATTGCTAGTGCTACTGGTATGAGCCGCCGCGCAGCCGACAGAAAAGTTGCAGAAAGGCGGGTGATGGTAAACGGTGCACCGCCATCGTCAGGCTACAGCGTGCAAAAAGATGATACCGTAACCCTAGACGGCAAAATTATATCGCCTGGCTCAACCACTACTATAATCATGCTCAACAAACCGGTCGGTTATGTCTGCTCACGGGACGGGCAGGGCAACAAAACTATCTACCAACTGCTGCCAGAATCGCTCCACCACCTAAAGCCTGTTGGCAGGCTAGACAAACACTCATCCGGGCTGCTGCTTATGACCGACGACGGGCAGCTAGCTTACAAGTTAACCCATCCCAAATTCCAAAAGCTGAAAAAGTATAAAATTGCGCTTAATAAAGATTTAACAGAGAAAGATTTTGATAAAATCACCAAACAGGGCGTCATGTTAGACGATGGTCTTAGTAAATTTGCTCTTGACCCAATCAATAATCAGAACAAAGAGTGGAAAGTAGAGATGCGCGAAGGTCGCAACCGGCAGATCCGTCGCACATTCGAATCCTTGGGTTATAACGTCGTCAAACTCCACCGCACCCATTTTGGCGAATACACACTTGGATCTCTGCAAAGCGGAAAAATACAAACTCTCTAG
- the der gene encoding ribosome biogenesis GTPase Der: MSSKKLPIVAIVGRANVGKSSLFNAILSRREAIVAREAGTTRDAVWAKATVLGQAKSSAHLDGAHGSDEQRTEPYKSYGEGAVEPVTQRSAKKGGGVSGSARKQTTLVRQDFWLADTAGIKDPEDDFEFTIQEQITQAAESADVIWVVVEADVAINEEDRRVAKMALKSKKPVFLVVNKIDKAKKASSKDYQRLGIKQIFLTSTTQNRGIGDLLDELIQEIPNISLPEPDERLRIALLGRPNVGKSRLFNTLAKKQQAIVADRAGTTRDINRAIVRYQGKEIELMDTAGIRRNGKIEKGIERFSVIRSLSAIEQADICLLLLDANELHVTLDQKIAGMVKESGKGLILVVSKWDSLDKDAYTRDSVAPRIVHDFDFTPWAPLVFTSAVTGQNVTKLFDMALHIEKQRQIIIKTTELNRWLGDITNSHPPAGLKNRQPKLNYIVQEADNPTNFKVFGAHTKFLHWSYKRFMDKSLREKYGFEGTPVKFWFFEKHETHKHGASPTKERNKENRRRERKNS; this comes from the coding sequence ATGAGTAGTAAAAAATTACCGATTGTGGCAATTGTTGGCCGTGCGAACGTTGGCAAGTCCAGCTTATTTAACGCTATACTTTCGCGCCGTGAAGCAATCGTAGCAAGAGAAGCCGGAACAACCCGCGACGCTGTTTGGGCAAAAGCCACTGTATTGGGCCAAGCGAAGTCTTCGGCGCATTTGGATGGAGCGCACGGAAGCGACGAGCAGCGGACTGAGCCGTATAAATCATACGGTGAGGGAGCAGTGGAGCCGGTGACACAGCGATCCGCCAAAAAGGGTGGTGGAGTTTCTGGCTCCGCCAGAAAGCAGACCACCCTGGTGCGCCAAGACTTCTGGTTAGCCGATACTGCTGGGATTAAAGACCCCGAGGATGACTTTGAGTTCACTATCCAAGAACAAATAACTCAAGCCGCCGAGAGTGCCGATGTTATCTGGGTTGTCGTAGAAGCGGATGTGGCAATAAACGAAGAAGATCGTAGAGTCGCCAAGATGGCGCTTAAGTCAAAAAAGCCGGTCTTTTTGGTTGTAAATAAAATAGACAAAGCCAAAAAGGCCAGTTCCAAAGATTATCAGCGTCTGGGCATAAAGCAGATTTTTCTTACTAGCACCACGCAAAACAGAGGTATTGGAGACCTTCTTGATGAGCTTATCCAAGAGATCCCAAACATATCTCTGCCCGAGCCAGACGAACGACTCCGGATTGCATTGTTGGGCCGACCAAACGTTGGTAAATCACGACTGTTTAACACACTGGCTAAGAAACAGCAGGCAATCGTAGCCGATAGAGCCGGTACAACCCGCGACATTAACCGCGCTATCGTGCGTTATCAGGGCAAAGAGATTGAACTTATGGACACTGCCGGCATACGACGTAACGGCAAGATAGAGAAGGGCATCGAACGCTTTAGCGTAATCCGATCTTTAAGCGCCATAGAACAAGCCGACATCTGCTTGTTGCTGCTTGATGCAAACGAACTACACGTTACGCTTGACCAGAAAATAGCTGGCATGGTTAAGGAATCCGGGAAAGGCCTGATACTAGTCGTTAGTAAATGGGACAGCCTTGATAAAGACGCCTATACTCGCGACAGTGTGGCACCACGTATTGTTCACGATTTTGACTTTACGCCTTGGGCACCATTAGTTTTCACTAGCGCCGTAACTGGTCAAAATGTCACCAAATTGTTCGATATGGCTCTACATATCGAAAAACAACGCCAGATTATTATCAAGACAACCGAACTAAACCGCTGGCTCGGTGATATCACCAACAGCCACCCTCCGGCTGGCCTAAAGAACCGGCAACCTAAACTTAATTACATCGTCCAAGAAGCCGATAACCCGACCAATTTTAAGGTGTTTGGGGCGCACACAAAGTTCCTGCACTGGAGCTATAAGCGATTTATGGATAAAAGTTTGCGCGAAAAGTATGGCTTTGAAGGTACGCCGGTGAAATTTTGGTTTTTTGAAAAACACGAAACTCACAAACACGGTGCAAGCCCCACAAAAGAGCGCAACAAAGAAAACCGCCGCCGCGAACGCAAGAACAGCTAG
- the pth gene encoding aminoacyl-tRNA hydrolase has translation MALFQKNPFSTDSTKPLYTLSNNKTILIVGLGNMGTRYHKTRHNLGFTCVDAFAKQHEFPDWAEKGDLKAYVTAKTLGDTKVLLAKPTTMMNLSGEAVQAIAHFYKVEPSSIVVVHDEAAIPFGQIRTRMGGSSAGHNGIKSITKHIGEDFGRVRIGVEPAEPTRLDMSDYVLARMSEDEESQLPALLRETSTLLTEYVFAGELGHETRSFLV, from the coding sequence ATGGCATTATTCCAAAAGAACCCATTCAGCACAGACAGCACCAAACCCCTCTACACCCTAAGCAACAACAAAACCATCTTAATTGTCGGGCTTGGCAATATGGGCACCAGATACCATAAGACTCGTCATAACCTTGGTTTCACCTGTGTTGATGCCTTCGCAAAGCAACACGAATTTCCGGATTGGGCAGAAAAAGGCGATCTAAAAGCTTATGTTACAGCTAAAACGCTCGGTGATACTAAAGTGCTATTGGCTAAGCCAACAACTATGATGAACCTCAGCGGCGAAGCGGTGCAGGCAATTGCTCATTTTTATAAAGTTGAACCTAGCTCAATCGTGGTCGTGCACGATGAAGCAGCAATTCCGTTTGGGCAGATACGTACACGTATGGGCGGTAGCAGCGCTGGCCATAATGGAATAAAGTCAATTACCAAACACATTGGAGAAGATTTTGGCCGCGTGCGCATAGGCGTCGAACCTGCCGAACCAACCAGGCTGGACATGTCAGACTATGTGCTGGCTCGTATGTCTGAAGATGAAGAATCACAACTGCCGGCACTACTACGCGAGACAAGTACCTTGTTGACGGAATACGTTTTTGCCGGCGAACTAGGCCACGAAACCCGCAGTTTCTTGGTTTAA
- the dprA gene encoding DNA-processing protein DprA, whose protein sequence is MKIKKLTLKSTEFPECLKNIPSPPKQIFVRGNPSVLLQNNPVLTVVGTRKVSPYGREVTDKFVREVASKGVTIVSGLALGVDILAHRAALSVGGSTIAVLPCSLDSIYPSSHYHDAMKIVEQGGALISEYPEGTEPFKTNFIERNRLVSGLGDGVLITEAAEKSGTLHTANFALEQGKTVMAIPGNITSPLSKGTNNLIKSGALPITDSSDILFALGVKENKANEQVELFGGDQGETNILNLIASGITDASELQRQSDLNPGEFNQTITMLEINGRIRSLGAGHWTLS, encoded by the coding sequence ATGAAAATCAAGAAGCTTACGCTAAAATCTACCGAATTTCCAGAGTGTCTAAAGAACATACCCAGTCCGCCAAAGCAAATTTTTGTCCGCGGCAACCCATCTGTACTTCTTCAGAATAACCCTGTCTTAACAGTTGTCGGTACGCGTAAGGTAAGCCCTTACGGGCGTGAGGTAACTGATAAGTTCGTCCGAGAAGTCGCCTCAAAAGGCGTGACCATTGTGAGCGGCCTAGCGCTAGGGGTGGATATTTTGGCTCATAGAGCTGCTTTATCCGTCGGAGGTAGTACTATTGCAGTATTACCCTGCAGCCTGGATTCAATATATCCAAGCTCTCACTACCATGATGCTATGAAAATAGTAGAGCAGGGCGGAGCGCTTATAAGTGAGTACCCTGAAGGCACCGAGCCCTTTAAGACAAACTTTATTGAACGAAACCGACTGGTTTCTGGACTAGGTGATGGGGTGCTCATTACAGAGGCTGCTGAAAAGTCCGGAACTCTGCACACTGCCAACTTTGCACTAGAGCAGGGCAAAACTGTCATGGCAATTCCAGGCAATATTACCAGCCCGCTCAGCAAGGGCACCAACAACCTCATTAAATCTGGCGCACTACCAATTACCGATAGCTCAGATATACTATTTGCTCTGGGAGTTAAAGAAAACAAAGCCAACGAGCAAGTAGAGTTATTCGGTGGCGACCAAGGCGAAACAAATATATTAAACCTCATTGCTTCCGGCATAACTGATGCTTCCGAACTGCAGCGCCAAAGTGATTTAAACCCAGGGGAGTTCAACCAAACGATAACCATGCTAGAGATAAACGGCCGCATACGTTCCCTAGGCGCCGGCCACTGGACTCTTAGCTAG